A genome region from Amblyraja radiata isolate CabotCenter1 chromosome 2, sAmbRad1.1.pri, whole genome shotgun sequence includes the following:
- the tril gene encoding TLR4 interactor with leucine rich repeats, whose amino-acid sequence MESLRMVWLMFLCLTCSANSFCPEQCDCQHQHLLCANRGLRTVPEARQNAMDILTYSLGGNFISNISDFDFTRFTRLLRLDLQFNKIEHIHPKTFEKLSRLEELYLGNNIISNIPANAFNYLRRLRLLNMNNNSLKKLNQNVFSHLDNLVKLRLDGNSLEILQDAIFKHLGNLLYLQLESNKIHAISGSTFINLRKLIFLNLAKNNQTSIHNSAVFAHLGSLTTLILDENNLKYIGNRVFQMLQKLSRLSLSKNKISYIGSEAFGGLYGLKELLIDDNLLREIPYKLLDPLVKLEQLDLSQNQITSVHPHAFKQLTALKVLKLKNNRLTYLSGDTFAFTNSLYSLDLSNNNWTCNCRLKGFKRWMSLAHAQGRLLTVFVLCNNPIGLNGKYLDYLTDSEMCYSHKAQSLLNFSKGSVVDVQSDQERILEVENMYTDGHLDQQQKPSSSPVPVTSLSPRSKHLVLQSSSTKSVTVSPSQWEALESLITARETLDVLTPSTTFPISSKSERYYLLKSKDKLVQKPLITDPCEFNKLYITNLTVEEVTSTTATIRWKVAHPGFRNTVHFRVLFDRFGQSVTFHRFIYVKDKSEWVTLRELREETPYIVCLESVIAEHVCQVASRDHCLGVLTLPPKTGPLDMQHFILILSGTNAFLVLLGLIIWASKALRKLRRKRAPVNVRRMYSTRRPLRSMGSGVSAGDCGGFQSNRSRSVMYQLNEADLMDFQSDRLMDINLRREDIGQRYGD is encoded by the coding sequence ATGGAAAGTTTACGGATGGTCTGGCTGATGTTTCTTTGTTTGACCTGTTCTGCTAACTCTTTCTGTCCTGAGCAATGTGACTGTCAGCATCAGCATCTCCTCTGTGCAAACCGAGGTCTCCGGACTGTGCCAGAAGCCCGCCAAAATGCCATGGACATCTTGACTTACAGCCTAGGGGGCAATTTTATCAGCAATATCTCAGACTTCGATTTCACTAGATTTACCAGGTTACTTCGATTGGACTTACAATTCAATAAGATTGAACACATTCATCCAAAAACATTTGAGAAACTTTCGAGACTGGAGGAGCTGTACTTGGGTAATAACATCATCTCAAACATTCCTGCTAATGCTTTCAATTATCTCCGGAGACTGAGGCTCTTAAATATGAATAACAATAGTTTGAAGAAGCTGAATCAAAATGTCTTTTCACACCTAGATAACTTGGTTAAGTTAAGACTTGATGGAAACTCTTTGGAGATCCTGCAAGATGCAATTTTCAAACACTTGGGTAATCTCCTTTACTTGCAGTTAGAATCAAACAAGATCCATGCTATCAGTGGGAGCACCTTTATAAATTTAAGGAAGCTCATATTTTTAAACCTTGCCAAGAATAACCAGACATCCATACACAACAGTGCTGTGTTTGCACACCTCGGGTCATTGACAACTTTGATCCTCGATGAAAATAATCTCAAATATATTGGAAACCGAGTTTtccaaatgctgcagaaactctccAGACTGTCTCTCAGTAAGAACAAGATTTCTTACATTGGTTCCGAAGCTTTTGGAGGCCTTTACGGGTTGAAGGAGTTGCTTATTGATGATAACTTACTGAGAGAAATCCCATATAAACTACTGGATCCTTTGGTAAAGTTGGAACAATTAGATCTCAGTCAGAACCAGATCACCAGTGTCCACCCACATGCATTTAAACAGCTGACGGCTCTCAAGGTGTTGAAGTTGAAAAACAATCGTTTGACCTACTTATCTGGAGACACCTTTGCGTTTACCAACTCCCTGTACAGCCTTGATCTGAGCAACAATAATTGGACGTGCAACTGCAGGCTGAAAGGCTTCAAGCGATGGATGAGCTTGGCACACGCCCAGGGAAGGCTGCTAACTGTATTTGTCCTGTGTAATAACCCCATTGGTTTGAACGGGAAGTATCTGGATTACTTGACGGACTCTGAGATGTGTTATTCTCATAAAGCTCAGTCGTTGTTAAACTTTTCCAAAGGCTCTGTAGTTGATGTTCAATCAGACCAAGAGCGCATCCTGGAAGTAGAGAACATGTACACTGATGGACATTTAGACCAGCAACAGAAACCATCCTCTTCACCTGTTCCAGTCACCAGCCTATCGCCCAGAAGTAAGCATCTTGTTCTCCAATCTTCATCGACTAAGTCAGTTACAGTCAGCCCAAGTCAATGGGAAGCCTTAGAGTCTCTGATCACAGCCCGGGAGACCTTGGATGTTTTAACACCTTCCACCACTTTTCCAATTTCATCGAAATCTGAGCGATATTATCTCCTAAAGTCCAAGGATAAATTGGTGCAAAAACCGCTGATAACAGACCCTTGTGAATTCAATAAGCTCTACATTACCAACCTAACAGTGGAAGAGGTGACCTCAACCACTGCCACCATCAGATGGAAGGTGGCACATCCAGGCTTCAGGAATACTGTGCATTTCCGGGTGCTCTTTGACAGGTTCGGCCAGTCGGTGACGTTTCATCGCTTCATATATGTCAAGGATAAGTCGGAGTGGGTCACTCTGAGGGAGCTACGGGAGGAGACTCCTTACATCGTGTGCCTGGAAAGTGTCATCGCTGAGCACGTGTGTCAAGTGGCATCCCGTGACCATTGCCTGGGCGTCCTTACCTTGCCACCaaagacaggccctttggatATGCAGCATTTCATTTTGATTTTATCAGGCACCAATGCTTTCTTGGTGCTCCTGGGACTCATCATCTGGGCGTCCAAGGCTCTAAGGAAGCTGCGACGGAAAAGAGCACCAGTCAATGTGCGGCGGATGTACTCCACACGACGTCCACTGCGCTCCATGGGCTCTGGTGTCTCAGCAGGAGATTGCGGAGGCTTCCAGTCCAACAGATCGCGATCAGTCATGTATCAACTCAATGAGGCAGATCTGATGGACTTTCAGTCAGATCGACTCATGGACATTAACTTGAGGAGGGAAGATATTGGGCAACGGTATGGCGATTAG